In Elaeis guineensis isolate ETL-2024a chromosome 1, EG11, whole genome shotgun sequence, a genomic segment contains:
- the LOC140854703 gene encoding probable receptor-like protein kinase At1g11050, whose product MWRSLFFLLLLASTPPPEPSVASDECPMDLNYVGIFPWDRSYCQPPLSNMTSCCTTLLSLFGIAIGQRLRLTGLFRLPNATASAACLADFSSNLSALSLPSDLVHTCFPSPQRFVITPDFCAGILNRRNWTAKLGPSTAIDSACRSDLSIPTECYACANAGVAVTAQLTDLDGNASHATQCLYLAVDYAAGVANQFGPEDPRAAGCIFSLALSSLSSPPTHSKSHTATSIAPIAATLALVLLLSALGLYLRLFKSKKKKKLSKNQQQSSRSRSHARPNTGSIVYDIEELEKATDNFSERNIVGRGGFGVVYKGTLSDGSLVAVKKVLELNLEGGDEKFQNEVGIISHLRHRNLVPLRGCCITNDSDDIEEAKERYLIYEYMPNGSLADHIFATSLDGDGHSGKNKSTLTWPQRKNVILDVANGLVYLHYGVKPAIYHRDIKATNILLDGEMRARVADFGLARQSREGLSLLTSKVAGTHGYLAPEYALYGQLTEKSDVYSFGVLVLEIMSGRKALDKSAESNSALITDWASKLVKSGRVEEVLDAAMVNEGNPKGIMERFVLVGILCAHVMVALRPTISEALKMLEGDIDVPPIPDRPTPLSHPFGEDGPITASPALSTLLSPACGQAQMVEGSE is encoded by the coding sequence ATGTGGAGATCTTTATTCTTCTTGCTGTTACTCGCGAGCACTCCACCGCCGGAGCCGTCGGTGGCGTCAGACGAGTGCCCGATGGACCTGAACTACGTCGGGATCTTCCCATGGGACCGCTCCTACTGCCAGCCTCCCCTCTCCAACATGACCAGCTGCTGCACGACCTTGCTGAGCCTCTTCGGCATCGCCATCGGCCAGCGTCTTCGCCTCACCGGCCTCTTCCGCCTCCCCAACGCCACCGCCTCCGCCGCCTGCCTCGCCGACTTCAGCTCCAACCTCTccgccctctccctcccctccgaCCTCGTCCACACCTGCTTCCCCTCCCCGCAGCGCTTCGTCATCACCCCCGACTTCTGCGCCGGCATCCTCAATCGCCGGAACTGGACCGCCAAGCTCGGCCCCTCCACCGCCATCGACTCTGCCTGCCGCTCCGACCTCTCCATCCCCACCGAGTGCTACGCCTGCGCCAACGCCGGCGTCGCCGTCACTGCCCAGCTCACCGACCTCGACGGCAACGCCTCCCACGCCACCCAGTGCTTGTACCTCGCCGTCGACTATGCCGCCGGTGTCGCAAACCAGTTCGGCCCCGAGGACCCCCGCGCCGCCGGCTGTATCTTTAGCCTTGCCCTCTCCTCCCTTTCTTCGCCTCCCACTCACTCCAAATCCCACACGGCCACCAGCATCGCCCCCATCGCCGCCACCCTCGCCCTCGTTCTTCTCCTCTCCGCCCTCGGACTCTATCTCCGGCTTTTCAAatcgaagaaaaagaagaagctttCCAAGAATCAGCAGCAGAGCTCGAGATCGAGATCCCACGCGCGTCCCAACACCGGATCCATCGTGTACGATATCGAAGAACTAGAGAAGGCCACGGATAACTTCTCTGAGAGGAATATAGTAGGGCGCGGCGGATTTGGTGTTGTCTACAAGGGGACGCTCTCCGATGGGAGCTTGGTCGCCGTCAAGAAGGTATTGGAGCTGAACTTGGAAGGTGGTGATGAGAAGTTCCAGAACGAGGTGGGGATCATCAGCCACCTTCGTCACCGGAATTTGGTTCCCTTGAGAGGCTGCTGCATCACCAACGACAGCGATGACATCGAAGAAGCGAAAGAAAGGTATTTGATTTATGAGTACATGCCTAATGGAAGCCTCGCCGACCACATCTTCGCCACCTCATTGGATGGCGATGGCCATTCTGGAAAAAATAAGTCAACTTTGACCTGGCCACAGAGGAAGAACGTCATACTGGATGTGGCAAACGGGCTAGTTTATCTGCACTATGGAGTGAAGCCGGCGATCTATCATAGAGATATCAAAGCAACAAACATTCTGCTAGACGGGGAGATGAGGGCAAGGGTGGCCGACTTCGGGCTCGCAAGGCAGAGCCGCGAGGGGCTATCGCTCCTCACCTCCAAGGTTGCTGGGACTCACGGCTACCTGGCTCCGGAGTATGCTCTCTATGGGCAGCTCACGGAGAAGAGTGATGTTTATAGCTTTGGAGTCTTGGTGCTGGAGATCATGAGTGGAAGGAAAGCTCTGGATAAATCGGCGGAGTCGAACTCGGCGTTGATCACCGACTGGGCGTCCAAGCTGGTCAAGTCCGGAAGGGTGGAGGAGGTGTTGGATGCGGCGATGGTGAACGAAGGTAACCCAAAAGGGATCATGGAGAGGTTTGTGCTGGTGGGGATTTTGTGTGCTCATGTGATGGTGGCGCTCAGGCCGACGATCTCGGAGGCGCTGAAGATGCTGGAGGGTGATATCGATGTGCCGCCGATACCAGACCGGCCGACGCCGCTCAGCCATCCTTTCGGTGAAGATGGCCCTATCACTGCTTCACCAGCTTTGAGTACGCTTCTGTCTCCAGCCTGTGGACAAGCTCAGATGGTTGAAGGCTCCGAGTAG